In Clavibacter capsici, the following are encoded in one genomic region:
- a CDS encoding SinR, which yields MTAILISYDLNSPGQTYDKLIEKIKSYGTWANILKSTWIVSGPYLTAQGVSDALQPILDANDEIFCVEIDGKARQGWLDKETWEWIRKVV from the coding sequence ATGACCGCCATCCTCATCTCGTACGACCTCAACTCGCCGGGCCAGACATACGACAAGCTCATTGAGAAGATCAAGTCCTACGGCACCTGGGCCAACATCCTCAAGTCCACGTGGATCGTCTCAGGCCCCTATCTGACGGCGCAGGGCGTCTCTGACGCGCTACAGCCGATCCTCGACGCCAACGACGAAATCTTCTGTGTCGAAATCGACGGCAAGGCGCGGCAAGGGTGGCTAGACAAGGAGACCTGGGAGTGGATCCGCAAGGTCGTCTAG